Proteins encoded in a region of the Bacillus sp. T3 genome:
- a CDS encoding CotH kinase family protein, translating to MDLDNLNSTIPIYHLYIHPLDLSEMRRDIWCDDPLPAKLTFDKRKLEIDLAYRGSHIRKSKKKSYHVCFKKPAKYRNAKELHLNSEYSDPSLIRNKLSLDFFSEIGTLSPQSRHVFLKINGKNEGVYLELESVDEHYLASRKLPSGAIFYAVDGDANFSLMSDLDKEVKKSLDSGYERKNGTDKDNYYLQEMILNINTILRAEFEVEIQKYINVEQYLRWLAGVVFTQNYDGFVHNYALYRNGVTGQFEMIPWDYDATWGRDVNGKYMNEDYVRIQGFNTLTARILDVDSYRKYYKTLLLEIMNNQFTTEYLIPKVEGLASKIRPYVLKDPYLKERINQFDNEPDFIARYIKARSTYIKRQLSIFD from the coding sequence ATGGATTTGGATAATTTAAACAGTACCATTCCGATTTATCATCTTTATATTCACCCATTAGATCTTAGTGAAATGAGACGGGATATATGGTGTGATGACCCTCTACCGGCGAAATTAACCTTTGATAAAAGAAAACTTGAAATTGATCTCGCTTATCGTGGCTCTCATATTCGCAAATCTAAGAAAAAATCTTACCATGTATGCTTTAAAAAACCTGCAAAATATCGCAATGCCAAAGAACTCCATCTCAATTCAGAGTATAGTGATCCATCATTGATTAGAAACAAATTATCATTGGACTTTTTTTCAGAGATTGGAACACTTTCACCACAATCCAGACATGTTTTTTTGAAAATAAACGGAAAAAATGAAGGTGTTTATCTTGAATTAGAATCTGTCGATGAGCATTATCTTGCATCGCGAAAATTGCCATCAGGAGCGATTTTTTATGCAGTTGATGGCGATGCCAATTTCTCGTTAATGAGCGACTTAGATAAGGAAGTAAAGAAGTCATTAGATAGCGGGTATGAAAGAAAGAATGGCACAGATAAGGACAATTATTACTTACAGGAAATGATTTTGAATATTAATACAATACTACGAGCAGAATTCGAAGTTGAAATACAAAAATATATAAATGTTGAGCAATACCTTAGATGGTTAGCTGGAGTAGTCTTCACCCAGAATTATGATGGTTTTGTGCATAATTATGCATTATATCGAAATGGCGTTACTGGACAATTTGAAATGATTCCCTGGGATTATGATGCAACATGGGGGAGGGATGTCAATGGAAAATACATGAATGAAGATTATGTTAGAATACAGGGCTTTAATACATTAACAGCAAGAATTCTTGATGTGGATTCCTATCGAAAATACTACAAAACCTTGCTTTTAGAAATCATGAATAATCAATTTACTACAGAGTATTTGATTCCAAAAGTTGAGGGGCTTGCTTCAAAAATTCGTCCTTATGTCCTTAAAGATCCATATTTAAAGGAGAGAATTAATCAATTTGATAATGAACCAGATTTCATAGCCCGCTATATTAAAGCCAGAAGCACCTATATAAAACGTCAATTATCAATTTTTGATTGA
- a CDS encoding spore coat protein, whose translation MNNDLAESYHAFLESLKGKIVTIYRGGPESKTGMLLDVKSDYVTLYAYNDNNNNSNDNNSNSNNNNNQQNNNNQQSDDNSNNNTVIYYQAKHVKSISEDSKTNSTQTTQVEEEDIEFFEADDFIGLISNLVNETIQINQGGPESKYGTLLGVSDDFIILYTEDDGIVYFNVYHVKSVSKYEDNNNNNNNNNQNGGQNNNNSNQQEVTYPEIIEASDFHNVFQHMAHKWVSINRGGPEAMEGVLVENAGGHYTLVSNQEVLRIHPYHIRSISSGPKGSLSQNNDSDDSQNNDNNNNNNQSAQNSSNQDNSSKNNESNKSKEKEYKKSSSSSKSSRSDYRREKVVKTIDYVWKGKN comes from the coding sequence ATGAACAATGACCTTGCTGAATCATATCACGCGTTTCTTGAGTCTCTAAAAGGAAAAATCGTGACTATTTATCGAGGGGGACCAGAATCCAAAACTGGGATGTTACTAGATGTAAAAAGTGACTACGTAACTCTTTATGCTTATAACGATAATAATAACAATAGTAACGATAATAACAGCAATAGTAATAACAACAATAATCAACAAAATAATAACAATCAACAAAGCGATGACAATAGTAATAATAATACTGTCATCTATTATCAAGCAAAGCATGTGAAAAGTATTAGTGAGGATTCAAAAACAAACTCAACACAAACGACTCAAGTAGAAGAAGAGGACATTGAATTTTTTGAGGCAGACGATTTCATCGGCCTTATTAGCAATCTAGTTAACGAAACGATTCAAATTAACCAAGGTGGCCCAGAATCAAAATACGGGACACTACTAGGAGTATCTGATGATTTCATCATCCTATACACAGAAGATGATGGCATCGTGTATTTTAATGTATACCATGTTAAAAGTGTGAGCAAATACGAGGATAACAATAACAATAACAATAACAATAACCAAAATGGTGGGCAAAATAATAATAATAGCAATCAACAGGAGGTAACATATCCTGAAATCATTGAAGCATCCGACTTCCATAATGTATTTCAACACATGGCTCATAAATGGGTATCGATTAATCGTGGTGGCCCAGAGGCTATGGAAGGTGTATTAGTTGAAAATGCAGGAGGTCACTACACTCTGGTAAGCAATCAGGAAGTTTTACGTATTCATCCTTATCATATTCGAAGCATTAGTTCTGGACCGAAGGGATCGTTAAGTCAAAATAACGATAGTGACGACAGTCAAAACAATGATAATAACAATAACAATAATCAATCTGCACAAAATTCCAGCAACCAAGATAATTCCTCTAAAAATAATGAAAGCAACAAAAGCAAGGAGAAAGAGTACAAAAAATCATCCTCTTCAAGTAAATCAAGCCGCTCTGATTATCGTCGCGAAAAAGTTGTCAAAACAATCGATTATGTTTGGAAAGGCAAAAACTAA
- a CDS encoding DUF2642 domain-containing protein has translation MKNLLGKEVEIEISGRTNFTGLLIDSGLDIIVLFDGHNYLYIPLMHLHNICERTLKTNPEIIEKPTFDMPFQNEKETISYRKILNNAKGQFLEIFVTGNRSIHGYITSVLNDYIVFYSPVYKNVFVSMQHLKWLIPYSNALTPYTLSNTVLPVVPSSIPLARSFEEQLKKYEGKLLVFDLGDNPSKVGLVKNINNNIVNLTTAGGETVFWKLMHLKTVHMP, from the coding sequence ATGAAAAATCTTTTAGGAAAAGAAGTTGAAATTGAAATATCTGGAAGGACCAATTTTACAGGCTTATTAATTGATTCTGGACTAGATATAATCGTCCTGTTTGATGGTCATAATTATTTATACATTCCACTTATGCATTTGCATAATATATGTGAACGGACGCTTAAAACGAATCCAGAAATAATCGAAAAACCAACTTTTGATATGCCCTTTCAAAATGAAAAGGAAACGATTTCGTATCGAAAAATTTTAAACAATGCTAAAGGGCAATTTTTAGAAATTTTTGTAACTGGGAATCGATCTATCCACGGCTATATTACGAGTGTGCTCAATGATTATATTGTTTTTTACTCCCCTGTCTATAAAAATGTATTTGTTTCAATGCAGCATTTAAAATGGTTAATTCCATATTCGAATGCATTAACGCCCTATACACTTAGTAATACCGTTTTACCGGTTGTACCTTCAAGCATTCCATTAGCTCGTTCGTTTGAGGAGCAATTAAAAAAATACGAAGGAAAGCTACTCGTCTTTGATTTAGGCGATAATCCAAGTAAGGTTGGTTTAGTGAAGAATATAAATAATAATATTGTCAATTTGACCACTGCTGGAGGAGAGACAGTTTTCTGGAAACTTATGCATTTAAAAACCGTTCATATGCCTTAA